From one Lolium rigidum isolate FL_2022 chromosome 4, APGP_CSIRO_Lrig_0.1, whole genome shotgun sequence genomic stretch:
- the LOC124707428 gene encoding receptor-like serine/threonine-protein kinase SD1-8: MASQLLCLLQLLLLMLSSSSHARDIISPGQPLRGNDTLVSAGSGSFVVGFFTPPGSNNTYVGIWYARVSVRTVVWVANRADPVPGPVEDNAGATLSVSADGTLAVADANSTVVWSVSPAPGAGAGQYTARIRDDGNLVVSDAGGRVAWQGFDHPTDTLLPGMRVGMDFATGANMTLTAWTSPSDPSPGPVVAAMDTSGDPEVFIWNGGEKVWRSGPWDGLQFTGVPDTVTYTGFSFRFVNTPKEVSYSFQVPNSSFLSRLALNSTGAAGGLLQRWTWVWAAGAWNMYWYAPKDQCDAVNPCGANGVCDTNGFPVCSCLRGFAPRSPEAWALRDNRAGCARATPVDCGNGTDGFAVVPHAKVPDTTAAVVDSAASLADCRERCLGNCSCTAYASANLSAPFGRRGCVMWSGALADLRVYPSFGQDLYVRLAAADLDSVSKSKKKGQVIIAAAVSVCVLAVILALIGFFFWKRKRTKARSSETPSKWSGVLHSRTLQSEGTSHGADLDLPIYDLETIAAATEGFSADNKLGEGGYGPVYKGMLEDGQEIAVKTLSKASAQGPDEFKNEVMLIAKLQHRNLVRLIGCCICGQEKILIYEYMANKSLDFFLFDKSKSMLLDWRTRYRIIEGIARGLLYLHQDSRYRIVHRDLKTGNILLDKDMTPKISDFGMARIFGGDDSEINTLRVVGTYGYMAPEYAMDGVFSVKSDVFSFGVIVLEIITGIRNRGVYSYSNHLNLLAHAWSLLSEGKSLDLVDETLQGTFDPEEVLKCHKVGLLCVQENPEDRPLMSQALTMLAAADAASLPAPKQPGFAARRAAAAATTEDTSSSRADGSFVDSMTITIIEGR; this comes from the exons ATGGCTAGCCAGCTGCTGTGCCTcctccagctgctgctgctgatgcTCTCGTCGTCTTCCCACGCCCGAGACATCATCTCGCCGGGCCAGCCGCTGAGGGGCAACGACACGCTGGTCTCTGCCGGCAGCGGCAGCTTCGTGGTGGGCTTCTTCACTCCGCCGGGCTCCAACAACACCTACGTCGGCATCTGGTACGCCCGTGTCTCCGTCCGCACCGTCGTCTGGGTCGCCAACCGCGCCGACCCCGTCCCGGGCCCCGTGGAGGACAACGCCGGCGCGACCCTGTCCGTCTCCGCCGacggcacgctcgccgtcgccgacgccaACTCCACCGTCGTCTGGTCCGTCTCCCCGGCGCCCGGCGCGGGCGCCGGGCAGTACACGGCGCGGATACGGGACGACGGCAACCTGGTGGTCTCCGACGCTGGCGGGCGCGTGGCGTGGCAGGGGTTCGACCACCCCACCGACACTCTGCTCCCCGGGATGCGCGTCGGGATGGACTTCGCGACCGGCGCGAACATGACGCTGACGGCGTGGACGAGCCCCTCGGACCCGTCCCCCGGCCCGGTGGTGGCGGCCATGGACACCTCGGGCGACCCGGAGGTGTTCATCTGGAACGGTGGCGAGAAGGTGTGGCGGTCGGGGCCCTGGGACGGGCTCCAGTTCACCGGCGTTCCCGACACGGTGACCTACACGGGGTTCAGCTTCCGGTTCGTGAACACGCCCAAGGAGGTGAGCTACAGCTTCCAGGTGCCCAACTCGAGCTTCCTGTCGCGGCTGGCGCTGAACAGCACGGGCGCCGCCGGCGGGCTGCTGCAGCGGTGGACGTGGGTGTGGGCGGCGGGCGCGTGGAACATGTACTGGTACGCGCCCAAGGACCAGTGCGACGCCGTGAACCCGTGCGGGGCCAACGGGGTGTGCGACACCAACGGCTTCCCGGTGTGCTCGTGCCTGCGCGGGTTCGCGCCGCGGtcgccggaggcgtgggcgctgcggGACAACCGGGCCGGCTGCGCGCGCGCCACGCCGGTCGACTGCGGGAACGGCACCGACGGGTTCGCGGTGGTGCCGCACGCCAAGGTGCCCGACACGACGGCCGCCGTGGTGGACTCCGCCGCCAGCCTCGCGGACTGCCGGGAGAGGTGCCTGGGGAACTGCTCCTGCACGGCGTACGCCAGCGCCAACCTCAGCGCGCCGTTCGGACGCCGCGGCTGCGTCATGTGGAGCGGCGCGCTCGCCGACCTCCGCGTGTACCCAAGCTTCGGCCAGGACCTCTAcgtccgcctcgccgccgccgatctcG ATTCAGTTAGCAAGTCTAAGAAGAAGGGGCAAGTTATAATTGCAGCTGCCGTCAGCGTCTGTGTACTGGCAGTTATTCTGGCACTTATAGGGTTCTTCTTTTGGAAAAGAAAGAGGACAAAAGCAAGATCATCAG AAACACCAAGTAAATGGAGTGGTGTATTGCACAGCAGAACACTACAATCCGAAGGAACTAGTCATGGGGCTGACCTGGACTTGCCAATATATGATTTGGAGACTATAGCAGCAGCCACAGAGGGCTTCTCAGCTGACAATAAGCTTGGTGAAGGTGGCTATGGGCCAGTATACAAG GGTATGCTTGAAGATGGACAAGAAATAGCTGTTAAAACGCTTTCGAAGGCATCAGCGCAGGGTCCCGATGAGTTCAAGAATGAGGTCATGTTGATAGCAAAACTCCAGCATCGGAATCTTGTTCGACTTATTGGGTGCTGCATCTGTGGACAAGAAAAGATACTCATATACGAATACATGGCAAACAAAAGCCTGGACTTCTTTCTGTTTG ACAAATCCAAGAGCATGCTTCTCGACTGGCGAACCCGGTACCGCATAATCGAGGGGATCGCCCGAGGTTTGTTGTACCTTCATCAGGACTCGAGATACAGGATCGTCCACAGAGACCTGAAGACAGGCAACATTCTTTTGGATAAGGACATGACTCCCAAAATCTCAGACTTCGGCATGGCAAGGATATTCGGCGGCGATGACTCTGAAATCAATACGCTTCGAGTGGTTGGCACATA TGGCTACATGGCTCCCGAGTATGCGATGGACGGGGTTTTCTCGGTGAAATCAGACGTGTTTAGCTTCGGCGTCATAGTGCTGGAGATCATCACCGGTATAAGGAACAGAGGTGTCTACAGCTACTCCAACCACCTGAACCTTCTAGCACAT GCATGGAGCTTGCTGAGCGAGGGGAAGAGCCTGGATCTGGTGGACGAGACCCTGCAGGGGACATTCGACCCGGAGGAGGTGCTCAAGTGCCACAAGGTGGGGCTCCTGTGCGTGCAGGAGAACCCGGAGGACCGGCCCCTCATGTCGCAGGCGCTCACGATGctggccgccgccgacgccgcctcgcTGCCGGCCCCCAAGCAGCCCGGCTTCGCCGCGAGGcgagccgcggcggcggcgacgacggaggaCACGTCGTCGAGCAGGGCTGACGGCAGCTTCGTGGACAGCATGACCATCACCATCATCGAGGGACGGTAG